Proteins encoded in a region of the Salipiger sp. CCB-MM3 genome:
- the gpmI gene encoding 2,3-bisphosphoglycerate-independent phosphoglycerate mutase, with amino-acid sequence MTTPKPVVLTILDGWGLRDETAYNAPALAKTPTMDKLYATCPHATLITFGPDVGLPSGQMGNSEVGHTNIGAGRVVAMDLGQIDLSIEDGSFFKNEAILDFAATVKAAGGRAHLMGVVSDGGVHGHIEHIKAAVKLLVDQGLEVVLHAITDGRDVAPKSGEGFMKDLAGSLPEGASIGTVIGRYYAMDRDNRWERVETAYDAMIKGEGESAPDAVTAVSQSYAKDKTDEFIPATVVGGYEGLKAGDGFFCLNFRADRAREILAAIAAPDFDGFERETPELSALLGMVEYSDKHNAYMTTAFPKRVIVNTLGEWVAKQGLKQFRLAETEKYPHVTFFLNGGKETPEEGEDRFMPKSPKVATYDLQPEMSEPEVAERFVDAIEKGYDLIVTNFANPDMVGHTGDLDAAIKACEAVDEGLGKVVAALEKVGGAMVVIADHGNCETMWDDATDGPHTAHTTNPVPVILFGGPEGATVHDGILADVAPTLLQLMNLPQPEEMTGKSLIDK; translated from the coding sequence ATGACCACTCCGAAACCCGTTGTCCTGACCATCCTCGACGGCTGGGGCCTGCGCGACGAGACGGCGTATAACGCCCCGGCGCTGGCCAAGACGCCGACCATGGACAAGCTCTATGCAACCTGCCCGCATGCCACGCTGATCACCTTCGGGCCGGACGTGGGCCTGCCGTCGGGCCAGATGGGCAACTCGGAAGTGGGTCACACCAACATCGGCGCGGGCCGGGTGGTGGCGATGGATCTGGGCCAGATCGACCTGTCGATCGAGGATGGGTCCTTCTTCAAGAACGAGGCCATTCTGGACTTCGCCGCCACGGTGAAAGCCGCGGGCGGCCGCGCGCATCTGATGGGCGTGGTCTCGGATGGCGGCGTGCATGGGCATATCGAGCACATCAAGGCGGCGGTGAAGCTGCTGGTGGATCAGGGGCTCGAGGTGGTGCTGCACGCGATCACCGATGGCCGCGACGTGGCGCCGAAGTCAGGCGAGGGGTTCATGAAGGACCTTGCGGGTAGCCTGCCCGAAGGCGCCAGCATCGGCACCGTGATCGGCCGCTACTATGCCATGGACCGCGACAACCGCTGGGAGCGCGTCGAGACGGCCTATGACGCGATGATCAAGGGCGAGGGCGAGAGCGCGCCCGATGCCGTGACCGCCGTCAGCCAGAGTTACGCCAAGGACAAGACCGACGAGTTCATCCCCGCCACCGTCGTGGGCGGCTATGAGGGGCTGAAGGCGGGCGACGGTTTCTTCTGCCTCAACTTCCGCGCCGACCGCGCGCGCGAGATCCTCGCCGCCATCGCGGCGCCCGACTTCGACGGGTTCGAGCGTGAGACGCCCGAGCTTTCGGCGCTGCTCGGGATGGTCGAATATTCCGACAAGCACAACGCGTACATGACCACCGCCTTCCCCAAGCGGGTGATCGTCAACACGCTGGGCGAATGGGTGGCCAAGCAGGGGCTCAAGCAGTTCCGCCTCGCCGAGACCGAGAAATACCCGCATGTCACCTTCTTCCTCAACGGCGGCAAGGAGACCCCGGAGGAGGGCGAGGACCGTTTCATGCCTAAGTCGCCGAAAGTGGCGACCTATGATCTGCAGCCCGAGATGTCCGAGCCCGAAGTGGCCGAACGCTTCGTCGATGCCATCGAGAAGGGCTATGACCTGATCGTCACCAATTTCGCCAACCCCGACATGGTCGGCCACACCGGCGATCTCGATGCGGCGATCAAAGCCTGCGAGGCGGTGGACGAGGGTCTTGGCAAGGTGGTCGCGGCGCTCGAGAAGGTCGGCGGCGCGATGGTGGTCATCGCCGACCACGGCAACTGCGAGACCATGTGGGACGACGCGACCGATGGGCCGCACACGGCGCATACCACGAACCCGGTGCCGGTGATCCTCTTCGGTGGGCCCGAGGGTGCGACGGTGCATGACGGCATCCTTGCCGATGTCGCGCCGACGCTGCTGCAGCTGATGAACCTGCCGCAGCCCGAAGAGATGACCGGGAAGAGCCTGATCGACAAATGA
- a CDS encoding TRAP transporter large permease, with product MLILIILLAVALLLTGFEMLLVLGVPALAYKEMFYARLPDPAIVQKIVGGIDHTTLLAIPFFIFAANLMGAGQIAAQLVNVVKALVGHTRGGIGHVVVGGSMAFGAVSGSAPATVAAMGRMVYPEMKRAGYSDKFSLGLLVASAETSLLIPPSITLIVYGWMTGTSISRLFAGGLAVGIVLGLAFALFVWLEAGKGGVTREPRMPWSERLCAIWQAKWALGMPVIILGGIYSGIITPTEAAAVSVVYAIVVEAVILRSLTWRDLFTITERSAINTAIIFVLLAMGGLISFFVTLAQVPNGIISLLDSVDAGWITFLMVANLCFFIAGMFIDPNSAMLILVPPLFPVAQSLGIDPVHFGMIVTLNISLGMITPPFGLDIFVASSTLGKPVTQIIAGVWPFVVVNVIVLLLITYLPQISLFVPKLIFG from the coding sequence ATGCTGATCCTGATCATCCTCCTTGCGGTCGCGCTGCTGCTGACCGGGTTCGAGATGCTGCTGGTGCTCGGTGTGCCCGCGCTGGCCTACAAAGAGATGTTCTACGCGCGCCTGCCCGACCCGGCGATCGTGCAGAAGATCGTCGGCGGCATCGACCATACGACGCTGCTGGCCATCCCCTTTTTCATCTTTGCCGCCAACCTGATGGGCGCCGGGCAGATCGCCGCGCAGTTGGTCAACGTGGTCAAGGCCCTCGTCGGCCACACCCGCGGCGGCATCGGACATGTGGTGGTTGGCGGTTCCATGGCCTTCGGCGCGGTCTCGGGCTCGGCCCCGGCCACCGTCGCGGCCATGGGCCGGATGGTCTACCCCGAGATGAAGCGGGCAGGCTACTCCGACAAGTTCAGCCTTGGCCTGCTGGTTGCCAGCGCCGAGACCTCGCTGCTGATCCCGCCGTCAATCACCCTCATCGTCTACGGCTGGATGACCGGCACGTCGATCTCGCGGCTGTTCGCGGGCGGGTTGGCGGTGGGCATCGTGCTCGGCCTCGCCTTCGCGCTCTTTGTCTGGCTGGAAGCGGGCAAGGGCGGCGTCACCCGCGAGCCGCGCATGCCGTGGTCCGAGCGGCTCTGTGCCATCTGGCAGGCGAAATGGGCGCTGGGGATGCCGGTGATCATTCTGGGCGGCATCTACTCAGGCATCATCACCCCGACCGAGGCAGCGGCGGTCAGCGTGGTCTATGCCATCGTGGTCGAGGCGGTCATCCTGCGCAGCCTGACGTGGCGCGACCTCTTCACCATCACCGAACGCAGCGCGATCAACACCGCGATCATCTTCGTGCTGCTGGCGATGGGCGGGCTGATCTCTTTCTTCGTGACGCTGGCGCAGGTGCCGAACGGGATCATCTCGCTGCTCGACTCGGTGGACGCGGGCTGGATCACTTTCCTGATGGTCGCCAACCTGTGCTTCTTCATCGCGGGCATGTTCATCGACCCGAACTCGGCCATGCTGATCCTTGTGCCGCCGCTCTTTCCCGTGGCGCAATCGCTGGGGATCGACCCGGTGCATTTTGGCATGATCGTCACGCTGAACATCTCTCTGGGGATGATCACGCCGCCGTTCGGGCTCGACATCTTCGTGGCCTCCTCGACGCTGGGCAAACCGGTGACGCAGATCATCGCCGGGGTCTGGCCCTTCGTGGTGGTCAACGTGATCGTGCTGCTGCTGATCACCTACCTGCCGCAGATCTCGCTCTTCGTGCCGAAACTGATCTTCGGCTGA
- a CDS encoding TRAP transporter small permease, which translates to MTFLNLLRRVERTILVALFLLMVALFFGSVVMREFGGTMASRFAWIEEAVRLMNLFLVFLALGLALERGKHVGITNLRDKLPEGARRWLLRLIDTVGLLFSLYVAWLGVQMVEFVLKSGQTSPTLGIPMGLIYLAPVIGFLLLALRYGLSLFGVIDRFAAQAEVE; encoded by the coding sequence ATGACATTCCTCAACCTGCTGCGAAGGGTCGAGCGCACGATCCTTGTGGCGCTGTTCCTGCTGATGGTGGCGCTGTTCTTCGGCTCGGTGGTAATGCGCGAGTTTGGCGGCACCATGGCCAGCCGTTTTGCCTGGATTGAGGAAGCGGTGCGGCTGATGAACCTGTTTCTGGTGTTCCTCGCGCTCGGTCTCGCGCTGGAGCGGGGCAAGCATGTGGGCATCACCAACCTGCGCGACAAGCTGCCCGAGGGCGCGCGGCGCTGGCTGCTGCGCCTGATCGACACGGTCGGGCTGCTGTTCTCGCTCTATGTGGCGTGGCTGGGCGTGCAGATGGTTGAGTTCGTGCTCAAATCCGGCCAGACCTCGCCGACGCTCGGCATTCCGATGGGGCTGATCTACCTCGCGCCGGTCATCGGCTTTCTGCTGCTGGCGCTGCGCTACGGGCTGAGCCTCTTTGGCGTGATCGACCGCTTCGCGGCGCAGGCGGAGGTTGAGTGA
- a CDS encoding TRAP transporter substrate-binding protein, with translation MVTTRFAGAALALALSLVSGAASAQEFVAKIGHLESTAQSRHVHLEKVAELVKERTGGAVELQIFPQGQLGNQRQMNEGVQLGTIEGTVAPAAFLGGFNPAVSILDIPYLLPEDAAEAQALRDGPFGQALLETFADKGMVALMLWPNGKKQFTSNKPLDNLADFADQKFRVMDSSILIEQFNALGASAIALPFGELYTSLQTGVVDGEENPLDTIKNMKFYEVQENLVVSDHGAMEDVVLFNPMFWDSLPVEYQDVIEGAFAEVIPELTAHKAAAVAEALEVIEAAGTNVRVAAPEERAELRELTWGPASEAYLAKAGDAGAALLAAYEEAAAE, from the coding sequence ATGGTCACGACCCGCTTTGCCGGCGCCGCGCTCGCGCTCGCCCTTTCGCTTGTTTCCGGTGCCGCCTCGGCGCAGGAATTCGTGGCCAAGATCGGCCATCTCGAGAGCACGGCGCAGAGCCGTCACGTGCACCTCGAGAAGGTGGCGGAGCTGGTCAAAGAGCGGACCGGTGGCGCGGTCGAACTGCAGATCTTCCCGCAGGGCCAGTTGGGCAACCAGCGCCAGATGAACGAAGGCGTGCAGCTTGGCACCATCGAGGGCACCGTGGCCCCCGCCGCCTTCCTCGGCGGTTTCAACCCGGCGGTCTCGATCCTCGATATCCCCTATCTGCTGCCCGAGGATGCCGCCGAGGCGCAGGCCCTGCGCGACGGTCCCTTCGGTCAGGCGCTGCTGGAAACCTTCGCCGACAAGGGCATGGTGGCGCTGATGCTCTGGCCCAACGGCAAGAAGCAGTTCACCTCGAACAAGCCGCTCGACAACCTTGCCGATTTTGCCGACCAGAAGTTCCGCGTGATGGACAGCTCGATCCTCATCGAACAGTTCAACGCGCTTGGCGCTTCGGCCATCGCGCTGCCCTTCGGCGAGCTTTACACCTCGCTGCAGACCGGCGTCGTCGACGGCGAAGAGAACCCGCTCGACACCATCAAGAACATGAAGTTCTACGAAGTGCAGGAGAACCTCGTGGTGTCCGATCACGGCGCGATGGAAGATGTGGTGCTGTTCAATCCGATGTTCTGGGACAGCCTGCCGGTCGAGTATCAGGACGTGATCGAAGGTGCCTTTGCCGAGGTGATCCCCGAGCTGACCGCGCATAAGGCAGCGGCGGTTGCCGAGGCGCTCGAAGTGATCGAAGCGGCTGGCACCAATGTGCGCGTTGCAGCGCCCGAAGAGCGCGCCGAGCTGCGCGAGCTGACCTGGGGCCCGGCCTCCGAGGCCTATCTCGCCAAGGCCGGTGATGCCGGCGCGGCGCTGCTCGCGGCCTACGAGGAGGCGGCGGCCGAGTGA